A DNA window from Tenuifilaceae bacterium CYCD contains the following coding sequences:
- the cysD_2 gene encoding sulfate adenylyltransferase gives MSKFKMNHLRELESESIYVIREVVSQFENPAMLFSGGKDSIVMYHLARKAFYPAKVPFPLMHIDTGHNFQETLDFRDWLVAETGVQLIVKYVQDSIDKGRAVEETGYNASRNKLQTVTLLDAIEELKIDCAMGGGRRDEEKARAKERFFSHRDEFGQWDPKNQRPELWNLFNGKKNMGEHFRVFPISNWTEMDVWQYVLMENIALPSLYFSHEREVFERDGMLYAKTPFIKNKDTEVVERRIVRFRTIGDATCTGAIESKADTLEDIIREVAATRVTERGGRADDKRSEAAMEDRKIEGYF, from the coding sequence ATGAGTAAATTTAAGATGAACCATCTTAGGGAGTTGGAGTCTGAGTCGATCTATGTGATTCGCGAGGTGGTTTCTCAGTTCGAAAATCCAGCAATGCTTTTCAGTGGCGGAAAGGATTCCATTGTGATGTATCACTTAGCCCGAAAGGCTTTCTATCCCGCAAAGGTTCCTTTTCCTTTAATGCATATCGATACTGGCCATAATTTTCAGGAAACACTCGATTTCCGCGATTGGCTTGTTGCTGAAACTGGTGTACAGTTAATTGTTAAGTACGTTCAGGATTCTATTGATAAGGGCAGAGCTGTAGAGGAAACGGGTTATAATGCCAGTCGCAATAAGTTGCAAACGGTTACATTGCTCGATGCCATTGAGGAGTTAAAGATTGATTGTGCCATGGGTGGAGGCCGTAGGGATGAGGAGAAGGCTCGTGCAAAGGAACGATTCTTTTCACACCGCGATGAGTTCGGTCAATGGGATCCCAAGAACCAACGCCCTGAACTTTGGAACCTCTTTAACGGGAAGAAGAATATGGGCGAGCATTTCCGAGTTTTCCCAATTAGCAATTGGACGGAGATGGATGTTTGGCAGTATGTCTTGATGGAAAATATCGCTTTGCCATCGTTGTACTTCTCACACGAACGCGAAGTGTTTGAACGCGATGGAATGCTTTACGCCAAAACGCCTTTCATCAAAAATAAGGATACAGAGGTTGTGGAGAGGCGCATTGTCCGATTCCGCACAATTGGCGATGCTACATGTACTGGTGCCATTGAGTCGAAAGCCGATACTTTGGAGGATATTATTCGTGAGGTTGCGGCAACCCGAGTAACCGAACGCGGCGGTCGTGCCGACGATAAACGTTCCGAGGCTGCAATGGAGGATCGTAAAATAGAAGGATATTTTTAG